In the genome of Orcinus orca chromosome 13, mOrcOrc1.1, whole genome shotgun sequence, the window TCCGGGTAAGTTATTTGGGGCCATTTGCTTCTGCTTTCCATTGCATTCCAGAATCATTTTCATACtgtacttttaaaagtttatataatagtcatttaaaaattgtcTATGCAATCACTTCTTACGTGTTTTCAATTAGCTTAATAACAACTTAATGAGCTATTATGTAGGTCTAGGGAAAAGTAGTTAGTCTTAAGGAAGCCAATACTGTGCTACTTCACAGTAAGGAGAAAAAGCAATGTAAATAATCATCAATAACTTGAAAAGCAGTCTTACGAAACGTTGCAAAGCTTTCCCTAAAGCACTTACAGCAATTTATATCAAGATATCCTAAGTTTAGGGGTACGGAGGATAAGACTCAACTCTTTAAGGTAGAAATTCACCTTTATCATGATGGAATAGGTAATTTTCCCCCCAGACCTAAGATAATTGTACATTCAAAAGTTCATAACTTGCTGTTCTTGAGACATTAATCATTCTCTCATACACTGAGTAGAAATAAATAACTACaagaaagctttaaaaatctgaattaacATTATGCtgtgcaacaaaacaaaacaaaacaaaccttgaACAACCTACATTCTATGTTAAATACCCTGACTAAAATGTCGGTTGTGCTACACAATTCCACTTCAGTGCAGAAATGAGTTGACTTCTGTGTAccgtctttgttgttgttgttttaagtcttTAGCACTTTTGTTCTAAACATCAGCTTGAAACGATGAATAACTTACTACCAAATCACAAATCCAGTTCAGTTTAGTCTGAATAAAATCCAGCGTAAGTGTATTACTTTGTTCTGGAAATAATGGCTCGGTGTCTTTGTTCCGACAGCTTCCTAAGGGCAAACCACCGTTGAAGTCATTTTGGGTTTAAACCGCACAGAAAGAAGAGACGGTGAAGTTTCccttttcgtttttgttttctttttaagtcttcAGATCTTGGTAGGACACTTCTTCCAGACCAACAGTCATACAGTTGTGGCACCTGATGCTATCTGAAACAGACGTGGTTTAAACAACGTCAGCCAAGCTTCGTGATCTGGAGGTCCCCGTTTATCTTTATGGTGTCGATTGCAGATAACGTTTGAATGCGGTGGTAAAAATCAAAAAGTTGGTGTCCATCCACAAACACTCTGAAACGTGGGTGCTCACAAAGGATTTCCacctggaagaaacaaaataataaccTCAGTTCATAATTTCAATGAACCCTGCTGGGGAAAACGAACAAACAGTACTGCATTTTGGAGAAAGGCAACAtcctcagtggttctcaaacacgGGAGTGCACTGGTATCATACAGAAGGCGTGTTAGAACACAGACTGCTGGACTCCACCCACCAAAATTTCCATTTAGTAGGGCTAGGGTAAGGTCTAAGAATGTGCTTTTCCATCAAGTTCCAAGATGATGCTGGTGTTGCTAGAATAAGGAACACACTTTATGAAGCATTGCTCTACACTATTCAATGTcctttaaagatttaaaattgctttactctttctcccttctccttgcaTGCCAGAAAGTGATGGAAAGTGGCAGAGATTTATTTATACGGCACTTAATGTCTCCATCCTCATCCCCTGAACAATTCTATCCCACCTTCAGAGAAGCCCCTCGCAAAGCAGAACTGGTACCCATTAGTAGCATGTAATAATAGTCTAGACACCCCTAAACACTAAGCAGAGAGAAGGTTACACAGTAATTACCATTCGACCAAGGATGTGTAATTAATAAGGCTTTGCTAAGCCAAACAGAAATACCGATTCCACATGGTAAaagctttttcttcctccttttttgaaACTTAAGTAATTCACCATAGAGTTTAATCATTGGTTCTGTGCTATGTATTTATTAAAAGCATTTGTATTCATCATGCAAGGAGAGACTCCGTATATGATATTAGTCACATTTAATTCATATTATTACTAAAATTATATCACCGAGAAGGGGTGATTTCATTTCACCCCTTCACCCCTAGTGTTGGGGAGCACTATTCCTCCTGGCAGAAGCTTTGGTTACTCACACTCACGAGCTCTGCATTAAGATTCACCAGTAAGAAACTGACACAGTTCAGGGGAGCCTCAGGGTCATTACCATTCTAGAGAAGGGTAGGGGTGTCTTCCCCAGGCTACAATTAGAAGGGCAATTAGTCTCTATTCTATCATTGATGTGACAATCACGGATTCTTGCTTTCCCCCCAGACTGTAAGATGGGAAGAAAAAGTATGACTTATTCACAGGCCCCTGTAAATTTTTAGATGAGGAGCAACAGGTTAAGGGTAGTTCTGCTTTGTTAGGTGTTTATGCAACAGGGAGCTTTTAACTGGGTTGTCATTATTGTGATGTATGTTAACAAGGTGTAATGTAGACACTTCATCACCAGGTCTGACACGTCAGTAAATTCTTTCCTAACACATTACTGACTTGCATCTCTTACTTGGTATTGTCCTTCATAGAGGAAGGTGCTGCTAATGCTGCTTGATTGAAATGGAAGTTTGGGCTGTGCTTCCTGCCTGACAGATAGTGGGGAGCAAATCTATACTCATCCAGGCCCAAGGGAAGTAATCTGTCAGCCACAGAGACTGTGACAGTGAAACAGACTGAGGCTACTTAACCCAGAGAGGGAAACAAGGACATGACTAAGTCCTCACTAGCAAAGggaacaagagaaaataaaatgataatcaACTAGATtcttaaaaaaagacataactgATATGGTTTGGTGCTACTTAAAGgttgagaaaaaaatgaggaaaattctagatacttattattatttattaatcaaatatattttgggACAGATGTCTATTATATGCCTAGTACTATGTTAAATGCTGCatagaaaagtatttatttttaacaatatagACATGTAAATATGGGTTTATTTACACGTATTGGCTAAATAGAATTGCAAAAATTCTGGCTTAAAGTGTTCTTGGCACATACTAGATGAGAACATCACCATCCTGCCAGTGGTTGGAGCGGAAGCACTCGAGGCACTCACCCTGAATGGTTGGTCTGGGATGAATGGGAAGTAAGGGATCGCTGACTGTTCTTCACCCCTTTCCCCAGATATACAAGAATTTCTGAGTAGCTGCCGATCTGTGAAGACAGCTTTGAGTTCAATTGCCACATCGGCGGGAGGATCCTCCGAATCACCACAGGTCAAGCTGATGgcaaagctgaaaagaaaatcatCTCACTTATTCACGGTGAGCAAAACAACATTAACAATGACCCAGGCTCCCATTTCCACAATGACCCAGGCTCCCATTTCCACAATGACCCAGgcttccatttccttcttcttctttggaTTTGTCAGCTTTTAATGGGCCACTACTCTTCATATGGGGGCAGGCGTTGGGGGGTTTAGACTATGGAGAAATAGGATTACAATCAAACTGGTTTGTTACCCAGAGGAGGCCCTGGTGAAAACTTCAGTGGAGATGAAAATAACTAACTGTAGACATTTCATATACCCCAAACTACCCACACATCTGTGTCTTAATCCATTTCAGAAGACTCAAAAACAGCCCCATTAATTGACCAGGGGAAACGATATCTCGTAAAGTTTGGTTCTCATTTATATTGATAGTTCTTACTCCAAACAccatgtttggaaaaaaaaaaaaatcctttcgcCTCCCTAAGGGTCAAAGAGAAAATGATGTGGGTCTATATTTATAATCTCTGATATAAATAGCTGTCTAGAGAAATGATGGCTGGGAttcatacacattcttttcatggGAACATAGTACTTTCTTGGCACTTCAAACTAGCAACACTGGCCAcaggggtgggaagaggaggggcAGTAAACCACAACAGGAGTGGGCAGGACCTTGTAACTGCCTGATAGGTCTAGGTGACAAGGACTCTGCCTTACCTCTCAGGGTTGAGGTCTACGATGCCCATCACTAATACCTTCTTGCCTGGCCTCATGCCACCTTTAATGTGCCCACAAAATGGCACAATCTGCAAAGGATGAGAGGAGAAACAGAAAGTTTACAGCCTGTTAGGGACGAGCCAAGGCCTCAGATCCTTAGGACCTGAcctaaggaaagaagaaagagggtaCAGGCAGACAGAGCACAGAACAAAATCATTTACCAGTCGTGGGAAGTACACGTCGGCTTGAACTGGAGAGCCCAAGGAGTTGTTTAAATGCCCATCATCTAGTTTCTAAAAATAGAAGCACACAGATTGGCTTTCCAAAAGCTTTTGTAGGGGGGTGTTAGAGGGAGCGGGGAAGAACCTACACAAATCTAGAGGAATCCAGCAGTCCTCCATAGAACACAGGAAGCCTCTGCAAAAGCTCCCACCTCACAGCCCACTGAATAACCGCATAAACTCCCGGAACAAAACCCGTCCTTTCCACCAGGTAGCTAAGCCTCTGATGATCCTCAGACCCTTCAGATCTAGATCAAAATGAAGGTCGAGGCCCACTGGGGAGCCAGAGCCCCGCGCCGAGGGAGGGAAGGCCCCTCTCCAACCGCAAACGCCCATGGAACCGCCGTCGCCCAGGCCTGTCCTCGGGGACATGGCTGGAGTGCAGCGGCCGCGCTCAACTTCTCTCGCGAGCCCCTGGCGCGGACCCATTTCCAAGGGGGAAATCCCCGGAACGGCGCGGGGCGGGCGCGGGGCGCGCGCGCCGGACACACACACAGGCGCACACTCACACGTGCAACATGCACACACCTGGACGGAGGCTGCACAGCGCGGAGGGAACTGTcggtcaccccccaccccacgggCCGCCCCCAACACCTCCCCTCAGCCAGCGGCCCTCCAGCTGGGGCACCCCTCCGGCCCCTCACGTCCGCCGCGCACAGCCGGCTCCCGCTACTAGGTACTGGGGCGCCTTCTCACGCGTGGGGCGCGGGGCTGGGCCTCTGCCGAGCCGGAGCCGGCGAAGGGGCCGTGCGGGCTGCGGGAAGGGGGCGCCTCGCGTGTCCCCGCCGCACTCACCACCACTGCATCGCTGTCGGCCACCGACCCCGCCATCTTCTCGCGCAGCGCGGCGGGGTGCGCGGCTGGCGGCCGGGCGGTGGGGGACGTGGGACACGGCGCGCGGGCTGGGCTTCAGAGGCGGTCCTGCGCCGGGCGGGGGCGCGGGTCCGAGACTGGctcgtgcgcgcacacacacacacgggcgcGCGGGCGTGCACTCCCGGGGGCCCGGCGCCGACCCGGCTggcggggccggggggaggggaaggagaaggcgGAGGCCGGGAAGGCGGCGCGGGCCCAGAGGTCGGAGGTGGCCGCCGCAGCCCGGACCGCGCTGACGAGTCGAGGCTGCTTTCTTCCTCGGGGTGCTGCTGCCCGAGGAAAAAGGAGTCGAGGGTGCGCCGTGCTGGCCCTGGGCTGCATTTAAAGGCCGCCGGAGCCCGGCTGGGGAACCGGGAACAGGGCGGGGAGCCGGCTGGGCTGCAGCGGCTTGCTCAGCTTGCCCTGCCCCTCGGCCATTGGACGGTGGCAGGAGGCTGGGGCGGGAGGGACTGGCCTACCAGGGTCGGGGCGTGCGGGAGGGCGGGCGCCCGGTCGACACTCTTCGGCggcagggtgggtggggctggggcctgcCAGGTGACAGGTGCTGGTGACATCACCGCTCCTCCTCTCCAGCCACCTCCCCGCCTTCCTTCTCAGGTTGTGTCTTGGGGCAGGTGGGACAGTGGAGGGCGAGGTCAAGGGAGGATTGGAGGTGGAGATGATATTCCAGAGTTCGAGATTTCTTTCAGAGAATGCCAACAAAGAGCGAGGAAAGATTCATTCGGCTTTCTAGGGTAGAAAGATAATGAAAGGcttgcataaataaatatttgacctAAAAGCAGGAGGCAGAGAGGACTCACAGTAGGGACTTTTATATTTATACAGGAGATGTACAGAACACACCTCCCTCCCCTGTGGAAAGATGGGCAAGTCTGGGGGTCCCTGGAGGCTCTCTCAGGCAGGGGTCTGGTTAAGTCTTACCAAATTGAACTGGGCACAGTGACTGCTCTCAGAAAGTCTTCATTGGGCCGATTTTTACAAGTCACCTTTCCAGTCTAGGCTAGTGAATTTCACACTGAAAATCTCCTGATATCCTTTGTGGAGTAATTCCTAGGGGGTCCACCTCTCTTTATTCCAAGGCACAAATTCCTTTATGGCGTTTCCACACTAGGACGATTATGTAACTTCTCAGGTAAAGCTGTGTCAACATAGCCTCTATTAGGTGACATCTTGGCTTaaacattccattgtgtgaatcACCCTGGTGTTTTATACTAATAAGCAGGGAGCATGTGTGACCTGCTGCAATCCCAGAGGGGCCCTCAGAGGCTCCCTTCCTGCCACTGttgctggctgtgtggcctggaACATCACTGAGGCTTTTGTGTCTTAGCTTTCCCTTTATGGACCAGAGCTAATCATGGTAATCTCAGTTGAGTAGGGAGAATTACCTGCACACGCTTGTAAACCAAAGTCATATCCTTTGTGTGCTCTGAATTTGAGTGCAGCACAAGTGGCTCACACTTTTGCTCTTGTTTACCAGTCTTAGCTCAAAATCATAccttattgattattttaaaatgttaggcAGTCATAGGAAGCAACTGACATTTTGAAAGCACACTTTGATATATCTCAATTTCTGAGAGTTTGGTATAGGGGACACTCATTGAAGTATTTTTTTGTCATTAGCTAAGCTAAGAGTGACAGAATACATCATGGTGGTTAAAGAACGTGTgccctaggttcaaatcctggctctacaaTTGACTAGCTGGGTGATCTTGGACGTGTTACTAAActtctccgtgcctcagtttcttcatctgtgaaccAGAGATGACAGCAATGATGACAATAGTGCCTATCTTGTGTTATTAGGAAGATTAGGTAAATTGGTTCCTGTACCTTCCTTAGAATAGTAGCTGGCACTTAGTAAGCGCTACTCTTCATATGTACAAACATCTTGAGGGCTtgccatgtaccaggcactggggaaTACAGGGGGGACATTTTTTTGTGCttctactttattattattttaaaattgttttttaaattgaaatatagttgatgtacaatgttgtattagagtcaggtgtacagcaaagtgagtcagctgttctttttcagattcttttccattttaggttattacaagttattgaatatagttccctgtgctatacagtaggaccttgttgtttatctattttagatatattagtgtgtatctgttactcccaaactcctaatttattcctccctacccctttcccctttggtatccataaatttgttttctatgtctgtgggtctgtttctgttttataaataaattcatttgtatctttttcttagattccacatataagtgataccatatgatatttgtctttctctgtctgacttacttcacttagtatgataatctctgggtccatccatgttactgcaaatggcattatttcattcttttttatggccgagtaatattccattgtatatacataacaCATCTTCTTgattcatttatctgttgatggacatttaggttgcttccatgtcttggctattgtaaatagtgctgctatgaacattggggtgcatatatcttttcaaattagagtttttatcttttccagttatatgcccaggagtgggattgctggatcatatcgtaactctatttttagttctttaaggaacctcagtggggattttttttgttgatCTTACATTCTAATGGCGAAAGGcagttaataaacaaataaatatataatatgtcaggtggtaaaagtattagaaaaaaatagtaaagcaaGTAAGGTGAAAGAGAGAGGTAGGAGGTGGGGCGATGCTCTTTACAGTGTTATCAGGGAAGCCACCTATGGTAGAGTGAGTTTGAGGACCTctaatgggagggagggagtgggggaggcatTTGGAAGTCTGGAGGAAGAGGTTGCTGGCAGAGGGAACTGCAAGGGCAAAGTCCCCAGGGTGGAGTAAGGGAAGAAAGTGTTGGGTGCAGCTGGGGTGCAGAGGCGGAAGAGGTAAGTAATTAGAAATGGAATAGGCCATGTAGACACTGCGAAGATTGGCTTT includes:
- the LGALSL gene encoding galectin-related protein, whose translation is MAGSVADSDAVVKLDDGHLNNSLGSPVQADVYFPRLIVPFCGHIKGGMRPGKKVLVMGIVDLNPESFAISLTCGDSEDPPADVAIELKAVFTDRQLLRNSCISGERGEEQSAIPYFPFIPDQPFRVEILCEHPRFRVFVDGHQLFDFYHRIQTLSAIDTIKINGDLQITKLG